One Gelria sp. Kuro-4 DNA segment encodes these proteins:
- a CDS encoding single-stranded DNA-binding protein — protein sequence MLNRVILIGRLTRDPELRYTAAGVPVARFTLAVDRSFTNQQGQRETDFIDIVVWRRQAEICTNNLSKGRLVAVEGRLQIRSYETQDGQKRRAAEVVADSVQFLDWPKAAVGAGGGQSSGSPSGEPSGEPSGTEVEYNLDDVPF from the coding sequence ATGCTTAACCGGGTTATCCTCATCGGCCGGCTGACGCGTGACCCCGAACTGAGGTACACGGCCGCCGGCGTTCCAGTAGCCAGGTTCACACTTGCGGTCGATCGTTCCTTCACCAACCAACAGGGACAGCGGGAGACGGATTTTATCGATATCGTCGTTTGGCGCCGCCAGGCTGAGATCTGCACCAATAACCTGAGCAAGGGACGGTTGGTAGCGGTCGAAGGCCGCCTGCAGATCCGCTCCTACGAGACCCAGGACGGGCAGAAACGCCGGGCCGCGGAAGTGGTGGCCGATAGCGTTCAGTTCCTGGATTGGCCCAAAGCGGCGGTGGGTGCCGGCGGGGGTCAGAGCAGCGGGAGCCCGAGTGGGGAGCCGAGCGGGGAACCCAGCGGCACCGAGGTCGAGTATAATCTGGACGATGTCCCCTTCTAA
- the rpsR gene encoding 30S ribosomal protein S18 yields MPRHDKRRSKKRVCNFCVDKIDVIDYKDAGRLRRYITERGKILPRRITGNCARHQRQLTVAIKRARNVALLPFTAE; encoded by the coding sequence GTGCCACGGCACGATAAACGGCGCAGCAAGAAGCGCGTCTGCAATTTCTGCGTGGATAAGATTGACGTCATCGATTACAAAGATGCCGGGCGGTTGCGGCGCTACATCACCGAGCGGGGCAAGATTCTTCCCCGGCGCATCACCGGTAACTGCGCCCGCCATCAGCGCCAGCTGACGGTGGCCATTAAGCGGGCGCGGAACGTAGCGCTGCTGCCGTTCACAGCCGAATAA
- a CDS encoding GAF domain-containing sensor histidine kinase, with the protein MNGSTTDMFPLYESAPRQLHTIFTLASAMSSACSMDRVLSLALQHLINNQPSFAAGYFLLQEPDNGCLRLRTSYGFPSEDQVDAVVTSSRWLWQKAFTTRRPQVCPNTCVLAVPLVTNGSSAGVLCLHGFSGTGTFTPRMTTFVQPVADLLAPYVTSFLLHEQLRKIKAEREATCLSPDLLAILSHQLRSPLSAIKGYAATLLRDDVNWDRDAVQDFLEIILREADNATAVVTDILDHSALEIKKLELNKEPVLLRNLCTKVVHELKFSACRHRFAVIFAPEIHIVEADPYRIEQVIRNLLDNAIKYSDGGLIVVRGERNNDEVVVSVADEGIGIRPEHLNRLFEKFYRVKNSSRHVTGTGLGLPIARQIVEAHGGRIWATSKVGAGSTFYFSLPLPQRED; encoded by the coding sequence ATGAACGGCAGCACTACAGACATGTTTCCTTTATACGAAAGTGCTCCGAGACAGCTGCATACCATCTTCACACTGGCTTCTGCCATGAGCAGCGCGTGTTCCATGGATAGGGTCCTGAGCCTTGCCCTGCAGCATCTCATCAACAATCAGCCTTCTTTTGCGGCCGGCTATTTTTTGCTACAGGAGCCGGACAACGGCTGCCTGCGGCTGAGGACTTCTTACGGCTTTCCCTCTGAGGACCAGGTAGATGCCGTTGTTACCTCCAGTCGGTGGTTGTGGCAGAAAGCCTTCACCACGAGACGTCCACAAGTTTGTCCCAATACCTGCGTTTTGGCGGTCCCCCTTGTGACCAATGGCAGCTCTGCCGGAGTGCTGTGCCTGCACGGTTTCAGCGGGACCGGCACTTTCACACCCCGGATGACCACCTTCGTTCAGCCGGTAGCAGATTTACTCGCACCTTATGTGACGTCTTTCCTTCTGCATGAACAGCTTAGGAAAATTAAAGCAGAGCGTGAAGCAACCTGCCTGAGCCCAGACCTTCTGGCAATTCTATCCCACCAGCTACGTTCCCCTCTGTCGGCGATTAAAGGCTACGCTGCCACCCTGCTGCGCGACGATGTTAACTGGGATCGGGACGCTGTGCAGGATTTTCTAGAGATCATCCTCAGGGAAGCGGACAACGCCACAGCGGTCGTCACCGATATCCTCGATCACTCAGCCCTGGAAATTAAGAAGCTGGAACTTAATAAAGAGCCTGTTTTACTGCGGAACCTCTGCACTAAAGTTGTGCACGAACTCAAGTTCTCTGCCTGCCGGCATCGCTTCGCGGTGATCTTCGCGCCTGAGATTCATATTGTGGAAGCTGATCCATATCGCATTGAACAGGTTATCCGTAACCTGCTGGATAATGCGATCAAGTATTCCGACGGCGGTCTCATCGTGGTGCGCGGGGAAAGGAACAACGACGAGGTAGTTGTTAGCGTGGCGGATGAGGGTATCGGCATTCGCCCAGAACACCTAAACCGCTTGTTCGAAAAGTTCTACCGCGTAAAAAACTCTAGTCGTCATGTCACAGGGACAGGTCTTGGCCTGCCGATAGCCAGGCAGATCGTCGAGGCCCACGGGGGAAGAATCTGGGCTACCAGCAAGGTGGGCGCAGGGAGCACCTTTTACTTCTCTCTTCCCCTACCCCAGCGGGAGGACTAG
- a CDS encoding response regulator transcription factor, translating into MKKDTILVVDDEQALLKLLRVNLERDYRVLLATHGEQAIQTVAQEQPDLVVLDIMLGSGEDGFQVCRRLREFSDVPVIMLTARVQENDKVQGFAVGADDYVTKPFSPKELLSRINAVLRRVQGGTRPQTSSIKIGPLEINPVRRWVTLEGKSVDLTPTEYKLLYYLASNKGKVLLHSEILAHVWGSEYRDEVEYLRVYLSRLRQKLEKDPGSPKLLHTLPGIGYVLDDKE; encoded by the coding sequence GTGAAAAAAGACACAATTTTGGTGGTGGACGATGAACAGGCGCTGCTCAAACTGCTGCGGGTAAATCTAGAGAGAGATTACAGGGTGCTGTTGGCGACCCACGGGGAACAGGCAATCCAGACGGTTGCCCAGGAACAGCCAGATCTTGTTGTCTTGGACATTATGCTTGGATCAGGCGAGGACGGCTTTCAAGTCTGCCGGCGCCTTCGTGAGTTTTCCGATGTTCCCGTTATCATGCTGACGGCTCGGGTTCAGGAGAACGACAAGGTCCAAGGCTTTGCTGTTGGTGCCGATGACTATGTGACCAAACCGTTTAGCCCCAAAGAGCTCCTTTCGCGAATCAACGCCGTCCTACGGAGGGTGCAAGGAGGAACCAGGCCGCAAACTTCCTCAATCAAGATCGGCCCACTTGAGATTAATCCGGTCCGCCGCTGGGTAACGCTGGAGGGGAAAAGCGTGGACCTCACTCCGACCGAATACAAGTTGCTGTATTACCTCGCCAGCAACAAGGGTAAGGTGTTGCTGCATTCCGAAATTCTGGCCCATGTCTGGGGTAGCGAATACAGGGATGAGGTTGAATACCTGAGGGTTTATCTTTCCCGCTTAAGGCAAAAGCTGGAGAAAGATCCCGGTTCACCAAAACTTTTACATACTCTACCGGGTATAGGCTACGTCTTGGATGATAAAGAGTAA
- a CDS encoding Glu/Leu/Phe/Val dehydrogenase, whose product MVSNPSTKALPSLASATQHFFKEASAHLKLDPGITKILEQPQREVVVQVPLVKEDGSLEVFSGYRVQHSNARGPFKGGIRFHPSVDLDEVRGLAALMTWKCAAVNIPYGGAKGGIAVDPKTLTKRELKTLTQSFISMIMPALGPLKDIPAPDVNTSAETMGWIVAKACELAGDDVRGIVTGKPIELGGSLGRREATGKGVAVTTLRLLKWLGKDPAKMRAVVQGFGNNGSYTALYLAQAGCKIQAVSDISGGLYKESGLDIHALLEYVQTSDDHLLAGYPDATPMSNEELLKADVDVLIPAALENQITVANAEQIKAPIIIEAANAPVTPEADAILRKRGTIVVPDILANAGGVVVSYFEWVQNQQGYYWDLDTVNTRLTITMHRAFDDIYLLANEQHIPLRTAAYAIAVQRVARALEQKGVLVC is encoded by the coding sequence ATGGTTTCCAATCCGTCCACTAAAGCATTGCCGAGCTTAGCCTCCGCCACGCAGCACTTCTTCAAAGAAGCATCGGCTCACCTAAAGTTGGACCCAGGAATCACCAAAATCCTGGAACAGCCACAGCGGGAAGTGGTGGTACAGGTGCCGCTCGTTAAGGAGGATGGCAGTCTTGAGGTCTTTTCCGGTTACCGCGTCCAACACTCCAACGCCCGCGGGCCCTTCAAAGGCGGCATCCGCTTTCACCCTAGCGTCGACCTGGATGAGGTCAGAGGACTAGCCGCTCTGATGACGTGGAAGTGCGCGGCCGTTAACATTCCCTACGGTGGAGCAAAAGGCGGAATCGCTGTCGACCCGAAGACCCTGACAAAACGCGAATTAAAGACTCTAACGCAGAGTTTCATTAGTATGATCATGCCAGCGCTGGGTCCGCTTAAGGATATTCCTGCACCCGACGTTAATACATCGGCAGAGACAATGGGTTGGATTGTAGCCAAAGCCTGCGAGCTTGCTGGTGACGATGTGCGCGGAATCGTAACCGGTAAACCCATCGAACTGGGCGGATCTTTAGGCCGGCGCGAGGCCACCGGTAAAGGTGTGGCCGTCACCACTTTGAGACTTCTTAAATGGCTGGGCAAAGATCCCGCCAAGATGCGAGCAGTTGTTCAAGGATTTGGCAATAACGGCAGCTATACGGCACTGTACCTGGCCCAGGCCGGGTGCAAGATACAAGCTGTTAGCGATATCAGCGGCGGGTTGTATAAGGAAAGCGGCCTCGATATTCACGCCCTGCTGGAGTATGTTCAGACCTCTGATGACCACCTACTGGCCGGTTACCCGGACGCAACTCCTATGTCCAACGAGGAGCTTCTCAAGGCGGACGTAGACGTTCTCATCCCGGCCGCTCTGGAAAACCAGATTACCGTCGCCAACGCTGAACAGATCAAGGCCCCCATAATCATTGAAGCAGCCAATGCCCCAGTGACTCCAGAGGCCGATGCTATTCTCCGGAAACGCGGAACAATTGTGGTGCCCGACATCCTGGCCAATGCAGGTGGTGTAGTAGTATCTTATTTTGAATGGGTACAAAACCAGCAGGGTTATTATTGGGATTTAGACACGGTGAACACAAGGCTCACCATTACCATGCACCGTGCGTTCGATGATATTTATCTCCTGGCTAACGAGCAACACATTCCGTTAAGAACCGCAGCCTATGCGATTGCGGTACAACGGGTTGCGCGCGCGTTGGAACAGAAAGGGGTGCTTGTTTGCTAG
- a CDS encoding copper amine oxidase N-terminal domain-containing protein gives MKGRTAKLFVALMVVAALLLAGPAWAAPKKAGAAHGEGASAAAATALKDQNRVEDQVQLENGDQVEEQNEEGDQLEEDNQQEEDQDGVEEKNRTRAENEVEQQTQTQDGEKVQDQVRLKTKAKVEAEAQEQLQHQEQEEEQKQEQEQELEQKQKKAKAEEAPATTVPKATAQRNRVGPQIFVNGQLLKDALPPVVKEGTTLVPLRALAASLKAQVAYDAATKTVTVVKQGVTIKLNLTSGTAALKDQLGQEKTIPLPVPPQVIEGYTFVPLRFISENFAASVYYDLSTQVITIQEPDVPVPTQEPAPSVEEAAPPVEEPASPTTAPQQ, from the coding sequence ATGAAAGGGAGAACAGCTAAGCTCTTCGTGGCACTCATGGTAGTAGCAGCGTTGCTCCTTGCCGGTCCGGCATGGGCGGCGCCTAAGAAGGCTGGAGCGGCCCATGGAGAAGGTGCGTCGGCGGCTGCAGCAACGGCGTTGAAAGACCAGAACCGCGTAGAGGACCAGGTGCAGCTTGAAAACGGGGACCAGGTTGAGGAACAGAACGAAGAAGGAGACCAGCTTGAAGAAGACAATCAACAAGAGGAAGACCAGGACGGGGTAGAGGAGAAGAACCGGACGCGCGCAGAGAACGAGGTCGAGCAGCAGACGCAAACCCAAGACGGGGAGAAAGTGCAAGATCAAGTCCGGCTTAAGACAAAAGCCAAGGTCGAGGCCGAAGCGCAGGAGCAGCTGCAGCACCAGGAACAGGAGGAAGAACAGAAACAGGAACAGGAGCAGGAACTGGAGCAGAAACAGAAGAAGGCGAAAGCGGAAGAGGCCCCTGCCACTACAGTGCCCAAGGCGACGGCGCAGCGCAACCGGGTAGGGCCGCAGATATTCGTGAACGGCCAGCTTCTCAAGGACGCGTTGCCGCCGGTGGTGAAGGAGGGCACCACACTGGTTCCGCTGCGTGCGCTGGCTGCAAGCTTGAAGGCCCAGGTGGCCTACGATGCAGCTACTAAGACGGTCACCGTGGTCAAGCAAGGCGTAACCATCAAGCTGAACTTGACCAGCGGCACTGCGGCGCTGAAGGACCAGCTGGGTCAGGAGAAGACCATTCCCCTGCCCGTTCCGCCTCAAGTGATAGAAGGTTACACCTTCGTCCCGCTCCGTTTCATCTCGGAAAACTTCGCGGCGAGTGTGTACTACGATCTATCCACGCAGGTTATCACCATCCAGGAACCGGATGTCCCGGTGCCGACGCAAGAGCCTGCTCCGTCGGTAGAAGAAGCCGCTCCGCCCGTGGAAGAGCCTGCTTCGCCGACGACGGCTCCGCAACAGTAA
- the scfA gene encoding six-cysteine ranthipeptide SCIFF: MLEKHLKTLHKGNLQKSLVNGGCGQCHNSCQSACKTSLTVGNQSCENTRRR; the protein is encoded by the coding sequence ATGCTGGAGAAACACCTCAAAACCCTACATAAGGGCAACCTGCAAAAGAGCCTGGTGAACGGTGGGTGCGGCCAGTGCCATAATTCGTGCCAATCGGCCTGCAAAACTTCGCTTACCGTCGGGAACCAGAGTTGCGAGAACACGCGCCGGCGCTGA
- the scfB gene encoding thioether cross-link-forming SCIFF peptide maturase, whose amino-acid sequence MAVLGQVHTFSCFGTYLALDVESGSLHQVDEPTYEILRLYPEKPPRAIVTALAPRFGAAAIREALAEVEAAVAAGTLFSPPAVAAWEPAGAPLVKALCLHVAHDCNLRCRYCFGDTGDFGGGRELMPEAVARQAIDFLLAGSGDRSLCEVDFFGGEPLLNLPVVRGTIAYARREGARRGKSFKFTLTTNAVLLTEAVRAELRDLGVSLVLSLDGRPAVHDTMRPDAAGRGSYRRVLPHILAAAAADPEGDWWVRGTYTRANRDFDADARHLADLGIRRFSLEPVVAEPPAPYALTEADLPALYQAYDKLTRFYEERARAGRPFTFFHFEVDLSHGPCLAKRFTGCGAGHEYFAVAPSGDLYPCHQFVGREKYRLGTVTEGVTRPDLVQLFRRATLFSKPSCRTCWARYFCGGGCHANAELFHGDIHVPYELGCALERKRVECALYLKAVLELGGGREPIPKEGVSA is encoded by the coding sequence ATGGCCGTATTGGGACAAGTGCACACCTTTTCCTGCTTCGGCACCTACCTGGCGCTGGATGTGGAAAGCGGCAGCCTGCACCAGGTGGACGAGCCGACCTATGAAATCCTCCGCCTCTACCCTGAAAAGCCCCCGCGGGCGATTGTGACTGCCCTGGCGCCCCGCTTCGGCGCCGCCGCCATCCGGGAGGCGCTGGCGGAGGTGGAGGCGGCGGTGGCGGCGGGCACGCTCTTCAGCCCGCCGGCGGTGGCGGCCTGGGAACCGGCCGGCGCGCCGCTCGTAAAGGCGCTCTGCCTGCACGTGGCCCACGACTGCAACCTGCGCTGCCGCTACTGCTTCGGCGATACCGGCGACTTCGGGGGCGGCCGTGAGCTGATGCCGGAGGCGGTGGCCCGGCAGGCCATCGACTTTCTTTTGGCGGGCTCCGGCGACCGCTCCCTCTGCGAGGTGGACTTCTTCGGCGGCGAGCCGCTCCTCAACCTGCCCGTGGTGCGCGGGACCATCGCCTACGCGCGGCGGGAAGGGGCCCGGCGCGGCAAGAGCTTTAAGTTCACCCTCACCACCAACGCCGTTCTCCTCACGGAAGCGGTGCGGGCCGAGCTTAGGGACCTGGGGGTTTCGCTTGTCCTCAGCCTGGACGGCCGGCCGGCGGTGCACGATACCATGCGCCCCGATGCCGCCGGGCGCGGTTCCTACCGGCGGGTGCTGCCCCATATCCTGGCGGCGGCGGCCGCCGATCCCGAGGGCGACTGGTGGGTGCGGGGGACGTACACGCGCGCGAACCGCGATTTCGACGCTGATGCCCGCCACCTGGCGGACCTGGGCATCCGCCGCTTTTCCCTGGAGCCGGTGGTGGCCGAGCCGCCTGCGCCTTACGCCCTTACGGAAGCGGACCTGCCGGCCCTTTACCAGGCTTACGACAAGCTCACCCGCTTTTACGAGGAGCGCGCCCGCGCCGGGCGGCCTTTCACCTTCTTCCATTTCGAGGTGGACCTCAGCCACGGCCCCTGCCTGGCCAAGCGCTTTACCGGCTGCGGCGCCGGGCACGAATACTTCGCCGTGGCCCCCAGCGGCGACCTCTACCCCTGCCACCAGTTCGTCGGCCGGGAAAAGTACCGGCTGGGTACGGTGACGGAGGGCGTCACGCGCCCTGACCTCGTGCAGTTGTTCCGCCGGGCGACGCTCTTTAGCAAACCCTCCTGCCGCACCTGCTGGGCGCGCTACTTCTGCGGCGGCGGCTGCCACGCCAACGCCGAGCTGTTCCACGGCGACATCCACGTCCCCTACGAACTGGGCTGCGCCCTGGAGCGCAAGCGGGTGGAGTGCGCCCTTTACCTGAAGGCGGTGCTGGAGCTGGGCGGCGGCCGGGAACCGATACCAAAAGAAGGAGTTTCCGCCTAA
- a CDS encoding MazG-like family protein: MPELKGKELDITKNVRAIEWLKCELLGAVTLLYRAALRGSEEHILEASAQAVLTVYLLARRLGIGFTRLDAKVKGMVHQSIIEEHELEKWYGDLSAFEQHLDGTKR, encoded by the coding sequence GTGCCGGAGCTCAAGGGGAAGGAACTCGACATCACGAAGAACGTGCGCGCCATCGAGTGGCTCAAGTGCGAGCTTCTCGGGGCGGTGACGCTGCTTTACCGGGCCGCGCTCCGCGGGTCGGAAGAACACATCCTGGAGGCGTCGGCCCAGGCCGTGCTTACCGTTTACCTCCTGGCCCGGCGCCTTGGCATCGGCTTTACCCGGCTGGATGCCAAGGTCAAGGGTATGGTGCACCAGAGTATAATCGAAGAGCACGAATTGGAAAAATGGTATGGTGACCTCTCTGCCTTCGAGCAGCACCTTGACGGGACAAAGAGGTGA